Sequence from the uncultured Flavobacterium sp. genome:
ACTGTTGCGCCTTCGGGTTTGCTGTTTTTTTCAAGGATTGCAACTGACATTCCTTTTAGTAAAGCGTGATAGGCATGAAATGTACCTAAAACGCCTGAACCAACGATTATTAAATCATATTTCTCTTTCATGTGTTTGTGTTTGTGTTTGTGTAATTTGTTTTATGCTGATTTTATGCTATTCTTTTCCTTTATTTCAAGTGTATAAAGGTGTTGTACTAATTTTTGATGTTTTTTTGAATTTCCTTTTAAAGTAATTAAAGGACATTATGGTTGTAATTATCCCAACAAAGGATAACAGATAAATACAAGTGGTAAAAAAGCTTAATAACGAAATATTTTTGTCTCCGAAATTCTTAAAAAATAAAACCAAAACGCTTCCTAAATATCCAAAAGCATCGGCGATATAGATTAAAAACCCAGTGTTTCCGTCTATTTTATAAGTGGCAATCATTCGGTCAAAAAACAAACCGTTGAACGGAATATAGCAAACGTACATTCCAAATCCCGAGATCATCATCCACGGAAGTGGCGATATTAAGTGCTTTTGAAACAAAAATGTTGTTGCGCCAATAAGTAATGAACCTAAAAACAATACTAAATGATAATTTTTGAAAGCTTTGTAGTTGTTTTTCATGCTTCCTAAAAATCCTAAAATAACGAGAACTGAGATCGCAATAGGAATTTCTGAATACATATAAATCGAAATACTTTCTTTATATCCCAATGTATCCCACAATTCTCTGGCAAAATTATCCCTGAATTCTCTCATTGCCGTAAGCATTGCGTAGAATATAATTATTGCCGTTAACGGAAATGCAAATTGCTGAAATAATGAAGCGCGTTCTTTTTTGCTGAGTGGTTTTCGTTTTGATTTTAAAGCTAAATCTTCGCTATCAGGATTTGGGATTTTCTCCAAAAACAATGAAAATACGATTAACGGAATTATAAATATTAAACCCGAAACAAAAGGCATCCAAAACTCATTGCATCCCAAAACCGTCAAGACAAATACGCCAACGGATTTTGCGGCTCCAGAAGAAACTATAAAACTCGAACAGAGAATAACGCCTAATAATTCGGTAGTTTTTCTTCCTTCGATATACGAGAAAACAATTCCCCAGATCATTCCCAAAGGCAATCCGTTTATGAATAAAAACAGAATATTGTATGGCGCCGGAACTAATGCAAATCCTAATAAAGCTAACTCAGAAATGGCTATAAAACTGATTAAATATAAAGTTCTCTTTGCCGATTTTAATTCGGATATAATCTTGATTCCTAAAAATTTAGAAAGTGTATATCCTAAAACCTGAGCCAGAATCAACAAGATTTTATAGTCAATTCCCCAAAAAGACATATGGTCAAATGTCGCTACAGTAAAGGGTTTACGGAACGCATACATACAAAAATAAGTACCAAATGCCGCAATGGATGTTTTTAATATAAACCTGAAATTAGATGCTTTTTTAGACATTAGTTTTTGAGATTTAACGTAATAGTTGTGTGGTTGTAAAGTTTAAATAAGTGTTTCTCTATAGTTTTTAGAAACTCGCTGGATGGGGTTGGTTCAAAAAAAATAAACTGTAAAAATAAAACCTGCCAACATCCAACGAGTTAACTTATAGTTGTCTATAAATTATATTTTAAACCAAGATTGAATTTT
This genomic interval carries:
- a CDS encoding DUF5690 family protein, whose amino-acid sequence is MSKKASNFRFILKTSIAAFGTYFCMYAFRKPFTVATFDHMSFWGIDYKILLILAQVLGYTLSKFLGIKIISELKSAKRTLYLISFIAISELALLGFALVPAPYNILFLFINGLPLGMIWGIVFSYIEGRKTTELLGVILCSSFIVSSGAAKSVGVFVLTVLGCNEFWMPFVSGLIFIIPLIVFSLFLEKIPNPDSEDLALKSKRKPLSKKERASLFQQFAFPLTAIIIFYAMLTAMREFRDNFARELWDTLGYKESISIYMYSEIPIAISVLVILGFLGSMKNNYKAFKNYHLVLFLGSLLIGATTFLFQKHLISPLPWMMISGFGMYVCYIPFNGLFFDRMIATYKIDGNTGFLIYIADAFGYLGSVLVLFFKNFGDKNISLLSFFTTCIYLLSFVGIITTIMSFNYFKRKFKKTSKISTTPLYT